The Candidatus Mancarchaeum acidiphilum sequence CATACTTACAGACATGACAAATTACTGCGAAGCCTTGAGAGAAGTCTCGGCAGCAAGAGAAGAGGTGCCTGGAAGGAGGGGTTACCCGGGTTACATGTACACAGACCTGTCAACTATATACGAGCGTGCAGGCAAGATAAGGGACAAGAAGGGGTCCATAACACAGATACCCATACTGACGATGCCAGGAGACGATATAACAAACCCAATACCAGACCTTACGGGATATATAACTGAAGGGCAGATAGTGCTCAGCAGGGATCTTTACAGGAAAGGGCTTTATCCTGCCGTGGACGTGCTTCTTTCCTTGTCAAGGCTAAGGAACCAGGGGATAGGAAAAGGCAAGACGAGAGAGGACCACAGCAACGTTGCGGACCAGATGTTCGCGGCATACGCGCATGGAAAGGACATAAGGAACCTTACCGAGATAGTCGGAGAGGAAGCGCTGAGCGATGCGGACAAGGAATACCTGCATTTTGCAGACCTGTTCGAGTCAAAGTTCGTGAAGCAGGAGTACTATGATGACAGGTCAATAGACCAAACCCTAGGCATTGGATGGGACATACTTTCAAATATTGACAAATCAGAGATGAAGCGCATAAAGGATGCTTACATAGAGAAGTACGGCAAGTGGAAGAAATGAGCAACATCAACATAAAGATAACAAGGATAGAGCTTATAAAGACAAAGAGCTCAATAAAGGTAGCCAGGAAAGGGCTCAACCTCCTGAAGATGAAGCGCTCCAGCCTTGTGATGGCATTTCTGGACCTGGCAAGGCAGATAGAGGCGATGAAGGAGGACATGCGTAATTCAATAGACAGGGCAATGAACTCGAACAGGATGGCCGACATATCATTGGGAAGCATTGTCTTTGACAGGATTGCATATGAACAGGCCAATAGGACAGCAGTGGTGTCATCAAGGAACATAATGGGTGTAAAGATACCAAATATAGAGTTGGGAAGCACCAAGATGACCACATCGGAAGAGTACCTTCCGCTTTACGCGGTTGATGTGATACATGCCTACAACAATCTGCTCAATATGCTTATAGAGGTAGCGGCGAAGGAGAGCGCGCTGAAGGAGATATTGTACGAGATAGAGAAGCTCAACAGGCGCTCAAACGCGATAGAGCATGTTTCCATACCTGCTCTCGTCTACAAGGCAAAGTACATACAGGCGAGGCTGGAGGACATGGAGAGGGACCAGACGGTCTCGTTAAAGTTTATAAAAGGCAAGCTAGATGAATACAAGGAACCTGCTTAAGTATGGAGGCAAGACGCTGGAGAAGTACGACTACGTATCGAAATACGCAAAGTACGATAAATACGGAGGAAGGGTATTGGACTACCGTGATGACTACGCCAAGGAGCAGGTGAGGAGGTTTGCGAGGATAATCAGGATATCCGAAATATTGAAGATAGCTGTATTAGCAGCTTTAGTGGTAATAATAATTGCATTTGGTGTTTTACATGTCTGAAAAAGATTCAAGTTCAAGCGCAAAAGGGGTCCAGCAGGATGCCGCCGACCTTAAAGTGTTAAGCGACATAAAGAAGGCAGGCGACGATGCCGATGCCTCAATAGCAAAGGCGAAGGCGGATGCCGCGAAGAGAGTTGAGGATGCACAGAAGAGTGCGGAGGAGGAGATCGCAAAATCCAAAGAGTCTGCCATGGAGAGCTACAGCAGCGCGATTGCCAAGGCAAAGGATGAATCAAAGGAATCCTATGATGTAGCGATAAGGGAAGCACAGGAGAAAGCGGCGAAGATAAGCAGCATCGACAAGGACAAGGCGATGGGCGTATTCGAGAAGATAATGAAAGAATTATTTGGTGTATAAAATGTTCATGATGCCTGAACGTATGGTAAAGATAAGGATAATCGTAGCCAGGGATTTCTACAAGCCCGCAATATCCTACCTGTACGATTTGGGCGTGATGCAGATAAACGAGATGCCCCAGGAGCTTAACACTGTAATAAAAAGAGACGAGAATGCAGGCTATAATGAGATATCAAAGTATTCTGCAAAGTTCAGGACATTGAAGTCGACGCTCTACCAAAGGCCAATAGTAAAGAAATACAAGTTCGAGAGCCTTAAGGACCTTATAGAGCAGGCAGACTCTGTGAAGATCTATGACGAAGCCATTGAGACTACAAAAGAGATGGAAAGGTACAATGCGATAATATCAAACGATGCAAAGGCGAAGAGCCTGGTGCAGAAGCTGCCGAAACTTGAAGTTGACCTGGATGCGCTCAACACCGATATAATAATATCCTATGCCGTTTTCAAGAATCACTCGGATAAGGCTTACCGCGCCAGCATGCAGAAATTCCTAAACGAGCTGAAAGGAAAGCTGGGAGATTCGATAATAGTGGAGAACGAGAGCCTTTACCTTGTCGTGATAAAGAGGTCCGAAGAGGGTGTGTTCGGAAAGCTTGCAAGCAACTACAAGATGCTTGTCGAGGTAATACCCCATCTTGAAGGGACGGCGGAAGAGGCTGTAAAGGCGCTTGACAGTGATATAAAAAGTGCCGAGGAAAAGATAAAGAAGCTGCAGAGCAGCATGAATGCAATGTCGGACCAATACTACGAC is a genomic window containing:
- a CDS encoding V-type ATP synthase subunit D gives rise to the protein MSNINIKITRIELIKTKSSIKVARKGLNLLKMKRSSLVMAFLDLARQIEAMKEDMRNSIDRAMNSNRMADISLGSIVFDRIAYEQANRTAVVSSRNIMGVKIPNIELGSTKMTTSEEYLPLYAVDVIHAYNNLLNMLIEVAAKESALKEILYEIEKLNRRSNAIEHVSIPALVYKAKYIQARLEDMERDQTVSLKFIKGKLDEYKEPA